The nucleotide window CTTTTCTATCTTTTCATTAAAATCCAATTGTAAAAAATCTCTCGCTGGATTTGGAGAAACGCTCAATTTGATTTTGGTGACTTCATCTGTTGCTATCAAACAATTGTCTATGAGATTTACAGACATATTATATCTACTCAGATATTGCTGATAATTGGGAACTTCAAAACAATTCACCTTGAGGTTAACCAAAGTCTCTATTTTTGAAGGATCATTGCCACATGTATTAAATGAATAAAACAGTTTCCCAAAAGCACAAGAACCCCATTCTGCCAAAAATATCCAAATAGTATTTTTACCATTTTGTATGTTAACATTGATTAAGGGATTATTGTAAGAGTAAAAGTACAGTACCGAATTTTTATTATCATAATATTGAGAATAGGCTTCAATATTTCTTGCAGACTGGCTAAAATCTAAATTTCTTAATAAATTATCAGTGCACTTTATAATATATAGTTTATTGACATCATTAAAATTTAAAAACTCTGTAATCTTATTATGATGACAGTAAACTTGTTCTAAATTAATAAGGTCTTTAAAATCCAGAATAGTCAAATTATTATTTTTACACTCCAGAATTTTCAGATTTTTAAAATTATTAATTCCGTCTAAAGAGCTTATGTTATAACTTGGAAGAAAATTATAATCCATTACATAACTTGTAGGACTAGAGTCCCCAGAAATTGAAATCTGACTGATGTTTAAGGCTTCTGAAACATCTATTTGCCCATCATTATTTTGATCGATTTTCGTTGCATTTCCGTTTAAGTCTGCAGCAATATAATTTGTGGAACTAGATTGTAATAATCTCGCTTTGAAATTTGCATCAGGAAAATTAATAATCTGGCTGAAGAATAACTGAGAACAGAAAAGAAGTAAAAGGAAGTAGTTTTGTTTCATAGTTAGCTTATTTTCAACTAAGTTACAAAAAAAAGAGAAGCTAAATCGCTTCTCTTTATATATTGATCTTCTAAATTTTTAGATTACATATGGATTGATCGCTTTCCAGTAGCGTCCAAAGCCGCTTCTTTCACAGCTTCTGCATAAGTTGGATGCGCGTGAGAACTTCTAGCGATGTCTTCTGCACTTGCACGGAACTCCATTGCGATAACGCCTTCTGCAACCAGATCCGCAGCTCTTGCGCCGATCATATGGAAACCTAGAACCTCATCCGTTTTCTCGTCAGCAATGATTTTCACAAAACCGTCTGTGTCGCCACTTGCACGGCTTCTTCCTAATGCTCTCATTGGGAAACTTCCTACTTTGTAAGCCACGCCTTCTTCTTTCAATTGCTCCTCGGTTTTACCAACGCCAGCAACTTCTGGCCAAGTGTAAACAACGCCTGGAATCAAGTTATAATTGATGTGAGGTTTTTGTCCAGCCAAGATCTCAGCAACCAAAGTTCCTTCCTCCTCAGCTTTGTGGGCCAACATTGCGCCTTTGATCACGTCACCAATCGCATAAATGTTAGAAACATTCGTTTGCAAATGGTCGTTGGTTTTCACTCTTCCTCTTTCGTCAAGTTCTACACCAGCTTTTTCCAATCCAAGTCCGTCTGTGTAAGGTCTTCTCCCTACAGAAACCAGAACGTAATCACTTTCGTAAGTTACCTCCTCGCCTTTCTTGTTTTTAGCCGTTACTTTCACAGAATCTCCGTTTCTCTCAACCGCCGAAACCGCTGTAGAAAGTTCGAATTTCATCCCTTGTTTTCTAAGAACTTTTTGCAATTCCTTAGACAAACTTCCGTCCATTCCTGGAATGATCTTATCCATAAATTCGACCACAGTTACCTGAGAACCTAATCTCAAATAAACTGAACCAAGTTCTAATCCGATAACACCTCCTCCAATTACTACCAAATGTTTTGGAATTTCCTTAAGATTCAAAGCTTCTGTGGAAGTGATGATTCTTTCTTTATCAAGATTGATGAAAGGTAAACTAGATGGTTTTGAACCAGTTGCGATGATTGTATATTTAGATTCGATCACTTCGGAAGAACCGTCGTTCTTTGAAACTTTGATCTGGGTTGCAGATTCGAAACTTCCAAGACCTTCAAAAACGGTGATCTTATTTTTATCCATCAAAAAGTTGATTCCCTTTGTGGTTTGATCTACCACTTCGTTTTTGCGGGCGATCATTCTTGCGATATCAGCAGTCGGCTCATTGATGATGATCCCGTGATTTGCAAAGTCGTGTTTTGCCTTTTCGAAATGCTCAGAACTATCAAGCAAAGCTTTTGAAGGAATACATCCAACGTTAAGACAAGTTCCGCCTAAGGTTGAATATTTTTCAATAATTGCTGTTTTGAAACCCAATTGGGCAGCACGGATTGCCGCAACATATCCACCAGGACCAGAACCGATAACGGTTACATCAAATTGACTCATATATTTTTGATTATTATTCGAATAAAAATTTCCTCAAATTTACGAAAATTCAGTCAAATTAAAGATTGATTATGTATGAGATTTCTCAAAGAAGAAAAGTGTAGAAAAATGTAAAATTAAGTTTGAAAGATAAAATAGAATTTAAAACCCATCTATTTTTCTTAAAATCACATAAAACCTATGTTTCTATGTGGTTTCAAATTTAAAGATTCTTATTTTTGTTAAAGTTTTAATTTAATAAACTGATTCCAATGTCACTACAATCAAATTATCAAAACATCATTTCCCAACTTCCCGAAAATGTAAAACTGGTCACGGTTTCCAAAACCAATCCAGCTGAGAAGATCAAAGAAGTTTATGATTTGGGACAACGGGCTTTTGGAGAGAATAAAGTTCAGGAATTGTTGGAAAAGCAACCAGTTCTTCCAAATGATATTGAGTGGCATCTGATTGGACATCTTCAAACCAACAAAGTGAAATTTGTAGCGAGATTTATCTCAATGATAGAAAGTGTTGACAGCGAAAAACTTTTGAAAGAAATCGATAAAGAAGCTCTGAAGAACGAAAGGAAAATCAACGTTTTGCTTCAAGTTAAAATCGCAAAAGAAGAGACTAAATTCGGATTGACAGTGGAAGAAGCCAAAGATATTTTCAATAAATTCTTAGACGGAAACTATCCTAATATTGATATCAAAGGCTTGATGGGAATGGCAAGTTTTGTGGATGATGAAATTCAGATCCGTGAGGAATTTGGAATTTTGAAGCAACTTTTTGATGAACTTTCCAGCTTAAAACCTTTGGAAACTTTATCAATGGGAATGAGTGGCGATTTTCCTTTGGCGATTGAATGTGGCTCAAATTCGGTGCGAGTTGGGTCGGCGATTTTTGGCGAACGGAATTATTAATTGAGTGTGTTTTCAAACACTAGGAGCACTAAGTTTTTTCACAATGTACACAAAGTTTTTTTTTTAATTAGTGTTCTTTGTGTTAACCTTTGAGTCTTTGTGGTTCATTAAACTTTCGTAAACCTTCATCACCTCTTTCGCAATCACCTCATCATTGAATTTCTGGACAAACTCCAAACCTTTCTCCGCACGGCGTTTTCTCTCTGGTTCGTTGTTCCAAAGAAAATTAATTTTTGATCTGATGTCCGCCACATTTTGGGGATCAATATAAACAGAATCTGGTCCGCCTGCTTCGGGAAGACAGCTCGTATTACTCGTGATGACAACTGTTTCAGAATACAAAGCCTCTATCACGGGAATTCCAAAACCTTCGAAGAAACTTGGATAGATGAAAATCTCTGCAAGTTTGTAAATGGCCGACAATTCTTCCATCGAAACGCCTTGAAGAAATTGAACTTCAACTTTGCCTTTCTTGATCTCTTTTCCTATTAATTTAAAATATTTTGGCTTTTTGGTTCCAACTACAACTAGCGGAATCTGAGTTTCCTTCAAAGCTTTGACGATGTTCAAAAGATTTTTTCTTGGTTCTATCGTTCCAACATTCAAAATAAATTTCTCTGGAAGTTGGAATTTTTCCTTGACCTGATCTAGAAATTCAGCGGATTGTTTTTCTTTGAAGCTTTGATGACAGCCTTGATAAACCACTTCAATTTTACTTTCAGGAACTTTAAGATAATCTATAATATCCCGTTTAGTCTGCTCAGAAATGGAAATAATCTTGTCCGCAGCAATCGCCGCTTTCTTGAATTTCCAAAAATGAATTCTGCGGTCCAACCACGTGTAATATTCCGGATATCTTTCAAAAATCAGATCGTGGATCGTCACTACTTTTTTAATCGGCTTTTTGTTCCATTTCAATGGTAGTTCGCCCGATAGACCGTGGAAAATATCAGCACCTAAATTCTGTGCATCGATTCCCATTTTGAATTGTCGTGACAAGTTTCCTTTGGAAGTTTTGACGTGCGAAACGTTGGGAAGTTGTACTATTTGCTTTCCTTTGTCAGACGTCTTTTTGCTGATCAAAATATATTTATTCTCAGGAAAAACCTTGGAAAGAATCCTTACCAGATCTCTGGAATAATTTCCTAATCCTGATACGCTCGAA belongs to Chryseobacterium sp. KACC 21268 and includes:
- a CDS encoding T9SS type A sorting domain-containing protein; this translates as MKQNYFLLLLFCSQLFFSQIINFPDANFKARLLQSSSTNYIAADLNGNATKIDQNNDGQIDVSEALNISQISISGDSSPTSYVMDYNFLPSYNISSLDGINNFKNLKILECKNNNLTILDFKDLINLEQVYCHHNKITEFLNFNDVNKLYIIKCTDNLLRNLDFSQSARNIEAYSQYYDNKNSVLYFYSYNNPLINVNIQNGKNTIWIFLAEWGSCAFGKLFYSFNTCGNDPSKIETLVNLKVNCFEVPNYQQYLSRYNMSVNLIDNCLIATDEVTKIKLSVSPNPARDFLQLDFNEKIEKIQIIDESGRLVSSPAINQNRINVSKLKSGVYYLSTLINGKTLNTKFVKQ
- the lpdA gene encoding dihydrolipoyl dehydrogenase, yielding MSQFDVTVIGSGPGGYVAAIRAAQLGFKTAIIEKYSTLGGTCLNVGCIPSKALLDSSEHFEKAKHDFANHGIIINEPTADIARMIARKNEVVDQTTKGINFLMDKNKITVFEGLGSFESATQIKVSKNDGSSEVIESKYTIIATGSKPSSLPFINLDKERIITSTEALNLKEIPKHLVVIGGGVIGLELGSVYLRLGSQVTVVEFMDKIIPGMDGSLSKELQKVLRKQGMKFELSTAVSAVERNGDSVKVTAKNKKGEEVTYESDYVLVSVGRRPYTDGLGLEKAGVELDERGRVKTNDHLQTNVSNIYAIGDVIKGAMLAHKAEEEGTLVAEILAGQKPHINYNLIPGVVYTWPEVAGVGKTEEQLKEEGVAYKVGSFPMRALGRSRASGDTDGFVKIIADEKTDEVLGFHMIGARAADLVAEGVIAMEFRASAEDIARSSHAHPTYAEAVKEAALDATGKRSIHM
- a CDS encoding YggS family pyridoxal phosphate-dependent enzyme; this encodes MSLQSNYQNIISQLPENVKLVTVSKTNPAEKIKEVYDLGQRAFGENKVQELLEKQPVLPNDIEWHLIGHLQTNKVKFVARFISMIESVDSEKLLKEIDKEALKNERKINVLLQVKIAKEETKFGLTVEEAKDIFNKFLDGNYPNIDIKGLMGMASFVDDEIQIREEFGILKQLFDELSSLKPLETLSMGMSGDFPLAIECGSNSVRVGSAIFGERNY
- a CDS encoding glycosyltransferase family 1 protein, which gives rise to MKIAYDAKRIFSSVSGLGNYSRDLVRILSKVFPENKYILISKKTSDKGKQIVQLPNVSHVKTSKGNLSRQFKMGIDAQNLGADIFHGLSGELPLKWNKKPIKKVVTIHDLIFERYPEYYTWLDRRIHFWKFKKAAIAADKIISISEQTKRDIIDYLKVPESKIEVVYQGCHQSFKEKQSAEFLDQVKEKFQLPEKFILNVGTIEPRKNLLNIVKALKETQIPLVVVGTKKPKYFKLIGKEIKKGKVEVQFLQGVSMEELSAIYKLAEIFIYPSFFEGFGIPVIEALYSETVVITSNTSCLPEAGGPDSVYIDPQNVADIRSKINFLWNNEPERKRRAEKGLEFVQKFNDEVIAKEVMKVYESLMNHKDSKVNTKNTN